The sequence ACCGACGGCTCCGCGGAGTACGTCCTGGTCATCGGCGTCGAGCGGCTCTCGGACCTGACCGATCTGGAGGACCGCGCGACGGCCTTCCTCTTCGGTGACGGCGCGGGTGCGGTCGTCGTCGGCCCCGGCAAGGAGCCCGCGATCGGCCCGACCGTATGGGGTTCGGAGGGCGACAAGTCCGAGACCATCAAGCAGACCCTCGCCTGGGACGTGTACCGGCCCACTCCGGTCCCCGGTGGCGAGGGGCCCCAGGGGCGTCCCGCTCCCGAGGCGATCCGGTACCCCGCCATCACCCAGGAGGGCCAGGCGGTCTTCCGGTGGGCGGTGTTCGAGATGGCGAAGGTCGCCCAGCAGGCGCTGGATGCGGCCGGAGTCAGCCCGGACGACCTGGACGTCTTCATTCCGCACCAGGCCAATATGCGGATCATCGATTCGATGGTGAAGACCCTGAAACTGCCGGAGAGCGTGACGGTCGCCCGCGATGTGGAGACCACCGGCAACACCTCGGCCGCCTCGATTCCGCTCGCCATGGAGCGGCTGTTGGCGACCGGGCAGGCCAAGAGCGGGGACACCGCGCTGGTCATCGGCTTCGGGGCGGGTCTCGTCTACGCCGCGACGGTCGTTACCCTCCCCTAGGCAAGAGTGCACAGCGCAGTACGAGAACGTCCTTTCCGGTCGCGTACGGACCGTTGTGCAGGGCTTCACCGCTTGACCGTAAATATCGCAGTACAACGCAGCAACCGCAGTGAACCGCAGGAAACTTGCGGTTTCCCCTAAAGACCGAAGGAGCGCCACCATGGCCGCCACCCAGGAAGAGATCGTCAAGGGTCTCGCCGACATCGTGAACGAGATCGCCGGGATTCCCGTTGAGGACGTCCAGCTGGACAAGTCCTTCACCGATGACCTGGATGTCGACTCGCTGTCCATGGTCGAGGTCGTCGTCGCCGCCGAAGAGCGCTTCGACGTGAAGATCCCGGACGACGACGTCAAGAACCTCAAGACGGTCGGCGACGCGACCAAGTACATCCTCGAGCACCAGAGCTGATCCAGCTCGTCCGGAGCTGACCGGCTCGTTCGGCAGCCGACCCGGCTCCGGCGCATGTCGCCACCTGGCGGTGGCGCCGTCGATTCAGACCCCTCTACCCGTGGAGTAAGAATTCCCGTGAACGCGACCAATCGCACCGTGGTCGTCACCGGTATCGGCGCAACCACACCGCTGGGTGGCGACAGCGCTTCGACCTGGGAGGCCCTGCTCGCCGGACGCTCCGGTGTCAGCACCCTCGAACAGGAGTGGGCTGCCGACCTGCCCGTCCGCATCGCCGGGCAGATCGCCGTGGAGCCCACCGAGATCCTGCCGCGCCCGCAGGCCCGCAAGCTGGACCGCTCGGCGCAGTTCGCGCTGGTGGCGGCCCAGGAGGCATGGAAGGACGCGGGCTTCACCGCCAAGGCGGGCGAGGACACGGCGATCAACCCCGACCGTCTGGGCGCCGTCATCGCCTCCGGCATCGGCGGGGTGACGACCCTGCTCGACCAGTACGACGTGCTCAAGGAGAAGGGCGTCCGCCGCGTCTCCCCGCACACCGTGCCGATGCTGATGCCGAACTCGCCGTCGGCCAACGTCGGCATCGAGTTCAATGCCCGCGCCGGTGTCCACACGCCGGTCTCGGCGTGCGCATCGGGCGCCGAGGCCATCGGCTACGCCATCGAGATGATCCGCTCGGGCCGCGCCGACGTCGTCGTCGCGGGCGGCACGGAGGCGGCCATCCACCCGCTGCCGATCGTCGCGTTCGGCAACATGATGGCGATGTCCAAGAACAACGACGACCCGCAGGGCGCCTCCCGCCCCTGGGACGTCAACCGCAACGGCTTCGTGCTCGGCGAGGGCGCGGGCGTGATCGTCCTGGAGTCCGAGGAGCACGCCAGGGCCCGCGGCGCCACGATCTACGTGGAGGCCGTCGGCCAGGGCATCTCCTCCGACGCCCACCACATCACGCAGCCCGAGCCGTCCGGCAACGGCATCGCGGCGGCGCTCCAGAACCTGCTCGACAACACCGACCTCCGGCCCGCCGAGATCGTGCACGTCAACGCGCACGCGACCTCGACGCCGACGGGTGACGTCGGCGAGCTCAGGGCGCTGCGCAAGGCCTTCGGTGACGACCTCGACCACATGGCGGTCACCAGCACGAAGTCGATGACCGGTCACCTCCTGGGCGGCGCCGGCGGTGTCGAGACGGTGGCCACGGTCCTCGCGCTGAAGAACCGTGTCGCCCCGCCGACGATCAACATCGAGACCCTCGACCCGGAGGCCGATGCGGACATCGTCCGCGGCGAGGCCCGCCCGCTGCCGGCCGAGGGCCGCATCGCGGCGCTGAACGACTCGTTCGGCTTCGGCGGCCACAACGTCGTGCTCGCCTTCCGCACGGTCTGAGATTCGCTTCGGCCGACGCACAAGGGCCCGCCCGGTACACCTACCGGGCGGGCCCTTCGTTGTTCGCGCCGGCCAACGACCGGCGCACGCTCAGTCCTCGAAGCTGGCGAAGTGGGCCGCGGCGCCGTCCTCGTGGCCGTGGCCCTGCTCCTCGGCCCGGCGGAAGCGCTCGGCGGCCGCCTCCGCCAGATCCGCCCGGACTCCGGACCGGCGGGCGGCCTCGGTGATCAGCCGGATGTCCTTGCGGGCGGCGGAGACGGTGAAGCTCGCCGGATAGTCGCCGGCCAGGATCAGCTCGGACTTCATCCGCAGATACGGCAGGTCCAGCGCTCCGCCGGCGACCGCGGCGAGGAACTCGCGCGGGTCCACGCCCAGCCCCTTGGCCAGCCCCAGCGTCTCCCCCGTGCCGGTGATGACGGTCATCACCCAGCTGTTGACGACCAGCTTGAGACGGCTCGCGGCCCCGCTCGCCCCGTCCTCCCCCACCCACTGGGTACGGCTGCCGACGATCTTGAAGACGTCCTCGGCGCGCTCCCGTACGTCCGGGGCGCCGGCCGCCAGGATCGTCAACTCGCCCTTTTCCGCGGGCGCTTTGGTGCCCAGTACGGGGGCGTCGACGAACCGCAGTCCGTGTTCGTCGGCGAAGCGGGCGAGCTCGGCGAGCGCCTCGTCGCCCACCGTGCTCATCTGGAGCCACACGGCGCCGGCGGGCAGTGCCGGGGCGGCCTGCCGCAGCGCGTCGAGGACGGCCGGGCCGTCGAGCAGCATCGTGAGGACCACATCGGCGCCGTCCACCGCCTGCGCGGGCGTGTCGGTGACGCGGACCCCGTCGGCGGAAAGCGGTTCGGCCCTGGCTCGGGTGCGGTTCCAGGCGCGGACGTCGAGTCCGGCGCGGGCGAGGTTGCGGGCCATGGCGGCGCCCATGATGCCGGTGCCGAGGACCGCGACTGAGAGGATGTCAGGCATGGGGTGAACGCTAGGTGCTGGAGTGCGCTCCAGGTCAAGACCGCACATGGCGGCGCGGGCCGGGCCCGTCGGTCCCGTCTTCAGACGACCTGGTGGAGCCAGCGGACCGGGGCGCCCTCGCCCGCGTACCGGAACGGCTCCAGTTCGTCGTCCCAGGGCTTGCCCAGCAGCTTGGCGACCTCGGCGGCCAGTTCCGTCTCGCCCCGCGCGGAGCGGGCGACCGCGGCGCGCAGGCGGTCCTCGGGGATGAGGATGTCGCCGTGGATGCCGGTGACGGCATGGAAGATGCCCAGGTCCGGGGTGGAGCTGTAGCGCTCGCCCTCGGCGGTGGCGCACGGCTCGGCGGTCACCTCGAAGCGCAGCAGATGCCAGCCGCGCAGCGCGGAGGCCAGCTTGGAGGCCGTACCGGCTTCGCCCTGCCAGGAGAACTCGGCTCTCCAGGTGCCCGGGGCCGCCGGCTGCCGGATCCAGTCGAGGTTGACGCGCACACCGAGGACGCCCGCCACGGCCCATTCGACATGTGGGCACAGAGCGCGCGGAGCGGAGTGGACGTACAGAACTCCACGTGTCGTCACCGGGACCTCCAGTGCGGTTCGAGGTTCGCCTTCCCCAGCGGCCTCGTGCCCGTTGCGGTTGCGGCCGGGACAGTCGACATTCTGCCCCAATGATCACTTCGGCACCAGCATGCGAGGTGACCTACAGTAAACACCATTAGCCGTAATTTGCCGCAAATGGGACAGGAAATGACGTGATGTAATTTATCTGTGCCGACTGCATGTGCCACTTTGCGTCACCGCCCGGCAGGCACGGGGCAAAGCTACCGCGCGGTGCCGGTCGGGGGGGTGACGTACCGTCGGTACCCGAAGAGATATCACTCGCACGCCGGAGGGGACAGGGGATGACGCGGATCGACCGGCCGTTTCGCCCTCGGCACCGGTTGCGCACCGGCCTCGCCTCGCGTGCCGCGGCCGTCGTCGGCGCCCTGACGCTCGCCCTCGCCGGATGCGGCTCCGGCGGCTCCGCCGACCCCCATCCCGGTCCGTCCAGCCACCGCCCCGCCGCCAAGGCGGGACCGGTCTGGCGCACCCACCCCGGCTCTCTCGCGGCGCTCGGCGATTCCATCACCGTCGGCTTCGACGCCTGCACGGTGCTCTCCGACTGCCCCGAGGTCTCCTGGGCCACCGGCACCAACCCCAAGGTCGACAGCCTGGCCCGGCGGCTCGTACGGAACCCGGCCGCCCACAGCTGGAACTACGCCCGCACCGGCGCCCTGATGAGCGAACTGCCCGACCAGATCGCGGCCGCCGCCCGCCGCCGGCCCGAGCTGGTCACGATCCTGATCGGCGCCAACGACGCCTGCCGCAGCGACGTCCGGGCGATGACGCCGACCAAGGTGTTCCGCGCCGACTTCGCCCGCGCGATGAAGCAGCTGCGGCGCGCCCTGCCGCATACCCAGGTGTATGTCGCCGCGGTGCCGGATCTGCGGCGGCTGTGGTCGGAGGGGCGCAAGAACACGCTGGGCAAGCAGGTGTGGAAGCTGGGGATCTGCGGGTCGATGCTCCGCGATCCGGACGATCTGACCTGGCCGGCGGAGCAGCGGCGCGAGACGGTACGCGGCCGGGTGATGGCCTACAACCGGGCGTTGGCGCGGGTGTGCCGCGAGGACGCGCTGTGCCGGTTCGACGGGTCGGTCTTCGACTACCGCTTCACGGACCGCCAGCTGAGCACATGGGACTGGTTCCACCCGGGCCTGCACGGCCAGCGCGAGCTGGCGGAGCTGGCGTTCCGGACCATCACCCGCGGCACCTCGCGCAGCTGACGGTCTGCCGGGCAGCGGAGGGGCCTCGGGGAAAACGGCTGGTCGGAGGGGGTCACCCCGGAGCCGACCAGCGGCTTCAGGCCCTCGAACCCCGATGTGCGGACCGGGAGATCCCTTAGGGGTACGGGGGCTCGGATTCATCCCGAATGGTGACGCGGAAGGGGTGAGGGAGGCCGGATCATGAAGCACGAAGGATCCAGCAACCGCCTTACCGGCTTCCGTACTGACCGACCGTTCGACCGACTCTCTGACGGGCTGTCCGACCGGCTGTCCGACCGACCGACTCATCACTGCCTCGGGAGATATTTCGTCATGGCCCGCCCCCGCGTTTTCCCCCTCGTTCTGTTCGGCGCCGCACTGGCGGTGGGCGGATCGCTGACCGCCTGCTCGGCGTTCGGCCCGACGCAACGGGCGCAGCGTACGTACACCGTGGACGACAAGATCACGGCCCTGACGGCGACGACGCACGGCGGGAACATCGAGATCGTGCCGATAGCGGCCGGCGGAAAGGTCAAGGTGACGGAGAAGTACGAGTACAACGACACCAAGCCGCACCCCGGGCACACGGTCAAGAACGGCCGGCTCACCCTCGAAGCCGCGGACTGCTCGGGCTCCGGGCAGCAGTGTTCGGTGGCCTATCGGGTGCTGCTGCCGCGCAAGGCATCGGTCGATCTGCACACCAGCGGCGGGGACATCACGGTGCGCGGCACCTCCGGTGCGATAGCGGCCGAGACCAGCGGCGGCGACGTCACGGTCGCGGACTCCACCGCGCGCACGGCGGAGGTGAAGACCAGCGGCGGGAACGTCGACATCACCATGGCCTCGGCGCCCGACAAGCTGTCCGGCCAGACCAGCGGGGGTGACGTCACCATCCGCCTGCCGAAGACCTCGTACTCGGTGGATGCCTCGACCAGCGGCGGCACCCGCAAGGTCTCGGTACCCACGGACGGCGGCTCGGCCCACAAGATCACGGCGCGGACGAGCGGCGGGGATGTGACGGTGGAGCCGGCGGCCTCCTGAGGCCGGGGCCAGGCGGGTGTGAGTCGGCGTCAGACGGCGGTGACCTCTGCGGTCAGGCGGCGGTCGGTGAGGCTGTGTGCGGCCTCGACGATGTAGTCGCCCTGGACACGCTGCCAGTGGCCGGTCTGTCCGCTCCCGTGCGCTGCGCCTGCGTCCGCTTCCGAGCCCTCGGAAGCGGAGCTCCAGATCTCGAAGGCGCGCGCCGGTAGCGGGATCTCGACCTCCACGCTCTCGCCGGGCCCGGCCTCGACGGCGGCGAACCCGGCGAGCCAGCGGGCCGGGCGCTCGACGGCGGCCGGGTCCTTGGGGGCGAGGTAGATCTGGACGATCTCACGGCCGGTGCGTCGCCCCGCGTTGCGGAGCCGGACCCGTACCGAATCGGGGGTGGTGTCGAGCGACTCGTACTCCCAGTCGGTGTAACCGAGTCCGTGTCCGAAGGCGTAGGCGGGTGCCGGGGCGGGGCTCCGGTGCCAGGCCCGGTAGCCGATGAACACCCCCTCCGCGTACTCCAGCCGCCCCTCCGTCGGGGTGACCCCGCTGACCGGCGCGTCCTCCAGGCGGGCCGGCCAGGTGGTGGGGAGGCGGCCGCCGGGTTCCCGGGCGCCGAGGAGGACATCGGCGAGCGCGCCGCCCGCTTCCTGGCCGGGGAACCAGGTCAGCAGCACGGCCGGGACCTGTTCGCGCCAGGGCAGTTCCACCGGGGAGCCGGCGTTGACGACCACGACGGTGCGCGGGTTGGCGGCGGCGACCCGGGTGACCAGCTCGTCCTGACGGCCGGGCAGCCTGAGGTCCGTACGGTCGAAGCCCTCCGACTCGACCTCGTTCGTCGTGGCGACGACGACGATCGCGACATCGGCCTCGGCCGCCACGCGCACCGCCTCGTCGAGCTCGGCGTCCGGATCGCGCTGCGGTTCGCGGTGGCCGAGGGTGAAGTTCAGGGCGGCCGTCTCACCGAGGCTGGTGCTGCGGGGGACGTAGCGCAGGGTCACCTCGGTCGGCTCGTGCGCCGTGAGCGGTACGGACAGCCGTCGTTCCACCGGATTCAAGAGGCCCTCGAACGGGTCGCTGCCGGCGGGTGCGCAGTACTCGTCGAAGACGACCGTGCCGCCGACCGTCAGGCGCAGGGCGCCGGTGCCGGAGACGGCGAAGGTGTGGCTGCCGGTGGTCTGCGGGGTGAAGGTGCCGGTGAGTTCGACGGCGTGCAGGTGATGCGGGGTGACGCCCTCGGGGAGGCTGCCGATGGCATGCATCATGCCGTCGAACTGCGGAGTTTCCGCGAGGAGCCGACCGTCTTCGGCGAGATAGCGGGCGCGGAGCGTAAAGCCGTCGCGCGCCTGCGGGATACGGATACGGGGATCGGCGCCGAGGGCGAAGGTGACCTCGGTCTCGGCGGGCAGCGCAGCGCGCAGGCCCTCCAGCGGGGAGACGATCCGGGCCGGGAAGACGGTCGCGGATCCGCCGCCGAGGACACGGGCGTCGCGGGCGACCGCCCCGATGACGGCGACCTTACGGAGTGCGGTGGGGTCGAGGGGGAGGATGCCGGGGCGCCCACCGCGGCCCTCCGGGCGGGCGGGCGCGGCGGTCGGTGCGTCGTCCGCGGGACGTGTGGCCGCCTCCTGCGTCGGCTCGTTGCGGAGGAGGACGAAGGCGCGGCAGGCGAGGTCGCGGGCCAGGGCCGGGCCGTCGATTCCTCCGGGGACCTCGTCGGGAGCGACGGCGGCCGGGGCGCCCCGCAGGCAGCCGGTGCGGGCGGCCAGCCGCAGCACGCGACGGACCGCGTCGTCCACCTCCGCCTCGGACACCTCGCCCGCGCGGACCGCCTCGGCGAGCGGAGCGCCGTAGACGGTACGGGGGCCGGGCATCGCCACGTCGAGGCCGCCGCGCAGCGCGCGCACCGTGTGGCGGGCGGCCGTCCAGTCGGAGACGTTGCAGCCGTCGAAGCCCCATGCGCCGCGCAGGACCTCGCGTACGAGGTGGCGGTGCTCGGTCATGGTGGAGCCGTTGACCTGGTTGTAGGCCGTCATGATGCCCCAGGGACGGGCGTGGCGGACGATGTGTTCGAAGGGCGCGAGGTAGAGCTCGTGCAGGGGGCGGGCGGCGATGCGGTTGTCGACGGTGAAGCGGTCGGTCTCGGCGTCGTTGCCGACGAAGTGTTTGACGGTGGTGCCGACGCCGCCCTCCTGGACGCCCCGTACGTACCCGGCGCCGATCGCCCCGGTGAGCAGCGGGTCCTCCGAGTAGCTCTCGAAGTGGCGGCCGCCGAGGGGCGAGCGGTGCAGATTGACGGTCGGCGCGAGGAGGACGTGGACGCCCTTGCGGCGGGCCTCCTGGGCGAGCAGGTGCCCGGCCCGGCGGGCCAGTTCGGGGTCCCAGGTGGCGGCCAGCGCGGTGGGGCTGGGCAGGGCGACGGAGGGGTCCGCGGCGCTCCAGTGGCGGCCCCGTACGCCGATCGGGCCGTCCGACATCACCAGCGACTTCAGGCCGATCTCCGGTACGGCGGGCAGCGTCCACATGTCCTGGCCGGAGAGCAGCCGCGTCTTGGTGTCGAGGTCGAGCGCGGCGAGGGCCCGGTCCACGGCCCGTTCCCGTTCCCGGTCCCGGTCCCGGTCCCCCGCATGCTCCGCCTGCCGCCCCGGTGACGCTTCCGACGACAGCACCGCCGCCTGCTCCGATGCGTGCTCCGGTGCCGCGGTGCGGTCGAACGGGTCGGTCATGCGGCTCTCCCTGAGTGGATAGAACGACGAGGCCCTGTCGGCGTATGCCCGGCGAACCCCTCTCCGAGACATCTGGCCGAATCCTTACCCTTCCCTACCTTCTTCGCCGGGCAAACGGTAGGTGACGTATCCATTCCGTTATCTCGATGCACTGTCACATAAGCGCTTACCTAGGAGAGTTACCCTCTGCCGATGACTGCACAAGATCACGGCGCGCGACGGAGCGGCGGGCGGCACGCGCAGCGCGCGGAGCGGCGGGCGGCGATCCTGGAGGCGGCCCTGGAGCTCATCGCCGAGCGCGGCTATCGCCGTACCTCGCTCGCCGCGGTGGCCGAGCGTGCCGGGCTCAGTCAGCAGGGGCTGCTGCACCACTTCCCCACCAAAGAACATCTGCTGGTCGCCGTCCTGGAGGCGCGCGACCGCTGGGATCTGGCCAGTTCGGCCGCGGCGGGCCCCGGCAGTCTGGGCACCGACACGCTCGCCCAGCTGGTCGACTACAACGCCAGCCGTCCCGGCATCGTCCAGACGTACACGGTGCTGTCCGCCGACAGCGTCACCGAGGACCACCCCGCCCGCGTCTTCTTCGAGTCCCGCTTCCGTGCCGTACGGGAGGCGATGGCGGTGGCGCTGCGCGCGGAGTTCGGCGACTCGCTGCCCGGTGGCCTGACGCCGGAGCGGGCGGCGCCGCTGCTGGTCGCCGTCATGGACGGGTTGCAGTTGCAGTGGCTGCTGGATCCCGAACAGGTGGACATGCCCGCGGCGTTCCGGGATTTCGTGGCGTTGCTCGCCCCCGCCACCGGGCGGCGGGGCGAGGACTGACGGGCGGACGGCCCCCTGCGCAGACCCGCTCCCGTACCCCGAGGGCATCATGACCCCCGTGATCATTGCTGCCGCACAATTCACCCCCGTACAGGGCGATATCGACGCCAACGCCGCGCAGATGGCCGCGCTCGTCACCGAGGCCGCCGGGCGCGGTGCCGGGCTGGTGGTCTTTGCCGAGCTGGCGCTGACGCAGTACGACCTGCCGGGGATAGCCGGCGATCCGCAGAAGATGACGGTCACTCATGATGACACCCGGCTCGCGCCCGTACGGGAGGCATGCCGGGCGTCTGGCGTCGCGGCGGTGGTCAATGCGGCGGGGCACACGGCCGAGGGGGCGGCGCCGGGCATCGCCTCGTTCGTCTACGGGCCGGACGGCTCGTTGCTCACGCGCTATGACAAACGGCATCTGTACGGGGACGAGAACACGGTCTTCGCGGCGGGTTCGGCGGACGGCCGGTTCACGCTGGGCGGGGTGCGGTTCGCGCTGGCCACCTGCTTCGACACCAGCTTTCCGCAGGTCGCGGAGCGGGCGGTGGCGGACGGGTGCCGGGTGTATCTGGCCAGTTCGTTCCATGGTGCGCCCGAGCGGGTGGCGCGGTATGCGGAGCTGGCGCGGGACAACGGGCTGCATGTGCTGCTCGCCAACGGGGCCGGTGCGGGCAGTGTCGGCCCGGCGTGCGGGGGCAGCGCGGCGTGGCTGCCCAGTGGGGAGCGAGTGGCGACGGCCGGGGCGGAGGGCGCCCCGGAACTGGTGCTGACGGATGTGCGGGACCGGATCACGCTGATGGCGGATCCGGAGGTCGCCGCGGTCCCGGTGCGGGAGTGCGGCGAGGCCCTGGTGGACGTACGGGAGGCGGCGCCCGCGCTGCTCGTGGCCGATGCGCGCGGCGATGAGCGGGGCGCGTATGCCCGTCTGCGCGAGGGGGTGGTGCGCCGGCTGCTGGCGGCGCAGGAGGCGCTGCCGGACGGGCTGCGGCTGGAGTTCGTGGAGGGTTACCGGCCACCGGCGTTGCAGCGCCGGTACTTCGAGGAGTACGGGGAGGAGCTGCGGACCGCCCGTCCCGACTGGGACGCCGCCCGGGTCCATCGGGCCGCCAGCCGGTATGTGTCGCCGCCGGAGATCGCGCCGCACAGCACGGGCGGGGCGGTGGATCTGACCCTGGTCACGGCGGATGGGGAATATGTCGACATGGGGACACCGATCAATGCGTCTCCGGAGGAGAGCGACGGCGCCTGCTACACCGGCGCCCCGGGGCTGACGCCCGCCGCCCGCGCCAACCGCCGGGTCCTGAGCGCCGTGCTGTCGGCCGCGGGGCTGGTCAACTATCCGACCGAGTGGTGGCACTGGTCGTACGGGGACCGCTATTGGGCGCTGATGACCGGTGCGGAGGCGGCGGTGTACGGGCCCGAGAAGTCGGCCCGCTGAGCCCTGGGGACCGCGGGGCGCCGCCCCGGGTTGGGGCGGCGCCGGTGGCTCAGGCTCCGGAGAGGGCGTTCAGCTCGTCCAGGGTCGGATAGGACGGCTGGGCGCCCGGCTTGGTGACGGCGGCGGCGCCGACGCGTACCGCGAAGCGCGCCGCGTCGGGGAGGGCGTCGCCGCGAGCCAGCCGGGTGGCGAGGGCTCCGGTGAAGGCGTCGCCCGCGCCGGTGGTGTCCACGGCCTTGACCCGCACGCCCGGGATGTCGTTCACGCCGGCGCCGTCCAGCACCAGCGCGCCCTCGCCGCCGAGGGTCACCACGACCGAGCGGGCGCCCTTCTCGCGCAGCGCCCGGGCCCACTCGCCCGGGGTGCCGTCGGTGAGCGCGGACAGCTGCCGCGCCTCGTGCTCGTTGACCACCAACGGGTCGGCGACGGAGAGGAGTTCGGGCGCCAGGGCCGCCTCGGGGGCCGGGGACGGGTTGAGTACGACGCGGGTGCCGGCGTCCTCGGCGGCCGCGGCGGCGGCCCGTACCGACTCCATCGGGATCTCCAACTGGAGGGAGACCACCGCGGAGGCGGCGATGACGTCCTTGGCGGCGGCCACATCGGCCGGGGTGAGGGCGGCGTTGGCGCCGGGCGAGACGACGATGCTGTTGTCGCCGTCCGGGCTGACGATGATCATCGCGGTGCCGGTGCGGGCGGTCTCGTCCACGATGACCGGTGTGGTGTCGGTGCCCGCCGCGCGCTGGGCGTCGAGCAGCAGCTCGCCGAAC is a genomic window of Streptomyces gilvosporeus containing:
- a CDS encoding ketoacyl-ACP synthase III — its product is MTSKIKPAKGAPYARIMGVGGYRPTRVVPNEEILKHIDSSDEWIRSRSGIATRHWAGPDETVAMMSVEAAGKAIADAGLAPEQVGAVIVSTVSHFKQTPAIATEIAHRIGAGKPAAFDISAGCAGFGYGLTLAKGMVTDGSAEYVLVIGVERLSDLTDLEDRATAFLFGDGAGAVVVGPGKEPAIGPTVWGSEGDKSETIKQTLAWDVYRPTPVPGGEGPQGRPAPEAIRYPAITQEGQAVFRWAVFEMAKVAQQALDAAGVSPDDLDVFIPHQANMRIIDSMVKTLKLPESVTVARDVETTGNTSAASIPLAMERLLATGQAKSGDTALVIGFGAGLVYAATVVTLP
- a CDS encoding acyl carrier protein; the encoded protein is MAATQEEIVKGLADIVNEIAGIPVEDVQLDKSFTDDLDVDSLSMVEVVVAAEERFDVKIPDDDVKNLKTVGDATKYILEHQS
- the fabF gene encoding beta-ketoacyl-ACP synthase II encodes the protein MNATNRTVVVTGIGATTPLGGDSASTWEALLAGRSGVSTLEQEWAADLPVRIAGQIAVEPTEILPRPQARKLDRSAQFALVAAQEAWKDAGFTAKAGEDTAINPDRLGAVIASGIGGVTTLLDQYDVLKEKGVRRVSPHTVPMLMPNSPSANVGIEFNARAGVHTPVSACASGAEAIGYAIEMIRSGRADVVVAGGTEAAIHPLPIVAFGNMMAMSKNNDDPQGASRPWDVNRNGFVLGEGAGVIVLESEEHARARGATIYVEAVGQGISSDAHHITQPEPSGNGIAAALQNLLDNTDLRPAEIVHVNAHATSTPTGDVGELRALRKAFGDDLDHMAVTSTKSMTGHLLGGAGGVETVATVLALKNRVAPPTINIETLDPEADADIVRGEARPLPAEGRIAALNDSFGFGGHNVVLAFRTV
- a CDS encoding NAD(P)-dependent oxidoreductase, producing the protein MPDILSVAVLGTGIMGAAMARNLARAGLDVRAWNRTRARAEPLSADGVRVTDTPAQAVDGADVVLTMLLDGPAVLDALRQAAPALPAGAVWLQMSTVGDEALAELARFADEHGLRFVDAPVLGTKAPAEKGELTILAAGAPDVRERAEDVFKIVGSRTQWVGEDGASGAASRLKLVVNSWVMTVITGTGETLGLAKGLGVDPREFLAAVAGGALDLPYLRMKSELILAGDYPASFTVSAARKDIRLITEAARRSGVRADLAEAAAERFRRAEEQGHGHEDGAAAHFASFED
- a CDS encoding DUF3145 domain-containing protein; translation: MTTRGVLYVHSAPRALCPHVEWAVAGVLGVRVNLDWIRQPAAPGTWRAEFSWQGEAGTASKLASALRGWHLLRFEVTAEPCATAEGERYSSTPDLGIFHAVTGIHGDILIPEDRLRAAVARSARGETELAAEVAKLLGKPWDDELEPFRYAGEGAPVRWLHQVV
- a CDS encoding SGNH/GDSL hydrolase family protein, with translation MTRIDRPFRPRHRLRTGLASRAAAVVGALTLALAGCGSGGSADPHPGPSSHRPAAKAGPVWRTHPGSLAALGDSITVGFDACTVLSDCPEVSWATGTNPKVDSLARRLVRNPAAHSWNYARTGALMSELPDQIAAAARRRPELVTILIGANDACRSDVRAMTPTKVFRADFARAMKQLRRALPHTQVYVAAVPDLRRLWSEGRKNTLGKQVWKLGICGSMLRDPDDLTWPAEQRRETVRGRVMAYNRALARVCREDALCRFDGSVFDYRFTDRQLSTWDWFHPGLHGQRELAELAFRTITRGTSRS
- a CDS encoding DUF4097 family beta strand repeat-containing protein encodes the protein MARPRVFPLVLFGAALAVGGSLTACSAFGPTQRAQRTYTVDDKITALTATTHGGNIEIVPIAAGGKVKVTEKYEYNDTKPHPGHTVKNGRLTLEAADCSGSGQQCSVAYRVLLPRKASVDLHTSGGDITVRGTSGAIAAETSGGDVTVADSTARTAEVKTSGGNVDITMASAPDKLSGQTSGGDVTIRLPKTSYSVDASTSGGTRKVSVPTDGGSAHKITARTSGGDVTVEPAAS
- a CDS encoding glycoside hydrolase family 3 protein codes for the protein MTDPFDRTAAPEHASEQAAVLSSEASPGRQAEHAGDRDRDRERERAVDRALAALDLDTKTRLLSGQDMWTLPAVPEIGLKSLVMSDGPIGVRGRHWSAADPSVALPSPTALAATWDPELARRAGHLLAQEARRKGVHVLLAPTVNLHRSPLGGRHFESYSEDPLLTGAIGAGYVRGVQEGGVGTTVKHFVGNDAETDRFTVDNRIAARPLHELYLAPFEHIVRHARPWGIMTAYNQVNGSTMTEHRHLVREVLRGAWGFDGCNVSDWTAARHTVRALRGGLDVAMPGPRTVYGAPLAEAVRAGEVSEAEVDDAVRRVLRLAARTGCLRGAPAAVAPDEVPGGIDGPALARDLACRAFVLLRNEPTQEAATRPADDAPTAAPARPEGRGGRPGILPLDPTALRKVAVIGAVARDARVLGGGSATVFPARIVSPLEGLRAALPAETEVTFALGADPRIRIPQARDGFTLRARYLAEDGRLLAETPQFDGMMHAIGSLPEGVTPHHLHAVELTGTFTPQTTGSHTFAVSGTGALRLTVGGTVVFDEYCAPAGSDPFEGLLNPVERRLSVPLTAHEPTEVTLRYVPRSTSLGETAALNFTLGHREPQRDPDAELDEAVRVAAEADVAIVVVATTNEVESEGFDRTDLRLPGRQDELVTRVAAANPRTVVVVNAGSPVELPWREQVPAVLLTWFPGQEAGGALADVLLGAREPGGRLPTTWPARLEDAPVSGVTPTEGRLEYAEGVFIGYRAWHRSPAPAPAYAFGHGLGYTDWEYESLDTTPDSVRVRLRNAGRRTGREIVQIYLAPKDPAAVERPARWLAGFAAVEAGPGESVEVEIPLPARAFEIWSSASEGSEADAGAAHGSGQTGHWQRVQGDYIVEAAHSLTDRRLTAEVTAV
- a CDS encoding TetR/AcrR family transcriptional regulator translates to MTAQDHGARRSGGRHAQRAERRAAILEAALELIAERGYRRTSLAAVAERAGLSQQGLLHHFPTKEHLLVAVLEARDRWDLASSAAAGPGSLGTDTLAQLVDYNASRPGIVQTYTVLSADSVTEDHPARVFFESRFRAVREAMAVALRAEFGDSLPGGLTPERAAPLLVAVMDGLQLQWLLDPEQVDMPAAFRDFVALLAPATGRRGED
- a CDS encoding nitrilase-related carbon-nitrogen hydrolase, whose protein sequence is MIIAAAQFTPVQGDIDANAAQMAALVTEAAGRGAGLVVFAELALTQYDLPGIAGDPQKMTVTHDDTRLAPVREACRASGVAAVVNAAGHTAEGAAPGIASFVYGPDGSLLTRYDKRHLYGDENTVFAAGSADGRFTLGGVRFALATCFDTSFPQVAERAVADGCRVYLASSFHGAPERVARYAELARDNGLHVLLANGAGAGSVGPACGGSAAWLPSGERVATAGAEGAPELVLTDVRDRITLMADPEVAAVPVRECGEALVDVREAAPALLVADARGDERGAYARLREGVVRRLLAAQEALPDGLRLEFVEGYRPPALQRRYFEEYGEELRTARPDWDAARVHRAASRYVSPPEIAPHSTGGAVDLTLVTADGEYVDMGTPINASPEESDGACYTGAPGLTPAARANRRVLSAVLSAAGLVNYPTEWWHWSYGDRYWALMTGAEAAVYGPEKSAR